The following are encoded in a window of uncultured Sphaerochaeta sp. genomic DNA:
- a CDS encoding thiamine pyrophosphate-dependent enzyme: MKKSVLPNPESLAYWEKTADLVDQFIDIPLNYRQSGHPGGSRSKVHMLLSLMLSGAMRWDIRDSDKRFSDKFILGCGHTIPLVYATLAVLNEALRIKYEETNDPKYLVKGGSERTLLWEDLLGFRHHGGLSGHAEATGKTSFLQTNTGPSGHGTPVAAGTAFALKRAGAGEVQVFIFEGEGGLTPGATHETLNTAWGLALDNLHFLVDWNDFGIDGHTTSSVVPGTPEDWFAPHGWRVCGTEQGSDFTSVTEVLKTLIAADEQQKRPSMAWFKTRKGRGYGKYDAASHGAPHAINSPAYWELRKAFAEKYGAKFINIDGSAPSDEKALQEEFRSNLEAVVAVMKADTELISYLADRLVEIGNSVPETLSTYRLQDRSPFDDPQFWDAESYPETLWAKPGENKANRAAMGAWGAYINALGRKQYNRPLFLAASADLSGSTNLSGFGSDWEDTKGYGWYERVGSDEGVMAPTEITEFTNAGIMAAVAGLNLSDSPKTSFDGFYGAVSTYASFSYLKYGPMRLFSQYAQDSDVKVGKVLWVGAHSGPETADDSRTHFGIFSVGVHQLFPKNHMITLHPWDYNEVPVLLAEAFKSDIPIISLFVTRPAYPIPDREKLGIPSHFAAAKGAYILRDYEEGKERGGTLYVQGTSAVHSILSLLPVLKEKQLNVKIVCVTSTELFAMQDSAYRDTIISPADRVDSTFITTQAKRTMADWVFNSLSEQYSLSSDHDDRWRSGGNLDEVLDEAHLSPEWVLKYVERFASERSERMSQLTNQLNQALGK; this comes from the coding sequence ATGAAAAAATCAGTTTTACCTAACCCCGAAAGTCTTGCTTACTGGGAAAAAACAGCTGATCTAGTCGATCAGTTCATCGATATTCCCCTCAACTACCGTCAGAGCGGGCACCCAGGAGGTTCTCGTTCCAAAGTCCACATGCTGCTCTCCCTGATGCTCAGCGGAGCAATGCGCTGGGACATCAGAGATAGTGACAAACGTTTCTCTGATAAATTTATCCTTGGCTGTGGTCACACCATCCCCTTGGTCTATGCCACCCTTGCCGTGCTCAATGAAGCACTCAGAATCAAGTATGAGGAGACAAATGATCCCAAGTACCTGGTCAAGGGAGGAAGCGAGAGAACCCTGCTTTGGGAAGACCTGCTTGGATTCAGGCATCATGGAGGACTCTCAGGACATGCTGAGGCAACAGGAAAGACCTCCTTCCTGCAGACCAACACCGGGCCATCGGGGCATGGAACACCTGTCGCAGCGGGAACCGCATTTGCATTGAAGCGAGCCGGAGCAGGAGAAGTACAGGTATTCATCTTTGAGGGAGAGGGTGGACTTACCCCTGGAGCAACCCATGAGACGCTCAATACTGCCTGGGGACTGGCCTTGGACAACCTGCACTTCCTGGTTGACTGGAACGACTTTGGCATCGATGGCCATACCACGAGCAGTGTAGTTCCAGGAACCCCTGAAGACTGGTTTGCCCCCCATGGCTGGAGAGTATGTGGAACCGAACAAGGTTCTGACTTTACCTCGGTAACCGAGGTTCTCAAAACCCTAATTGCCGCTGATGAACAGCAAAAGCGCCCCTCGATGGCTTGGTTCAAGACCCGTAAAGGAAGAGGCTACGGAAAGTATGATGCAGCATCCCACGGTGCTCCGCATGCAATAAACAGCCCTGCCTACTGGGAACTGAGAAAGGCTTTCGCCGAAAAGTATGGCGCCAAGTTTATCAACATCGATGGCTCCGCTCCATCAGACGAAAAAGCACTGCAAGAGGAATTCCGCTCCAACCTGGAGGCTGTGGTCGCTGTCATGAAGGCAGATACTGAGCTTATCAGCTACCTAGCCGATCGACTGGTGGAAATCGGCAACTCTGTACCTGAAACACTCTCCACATACCGCTTACAGGACAGGTCCCCCTTTGATGATCCACAGTTCTGGGATGCTGAAAGCTATCCAGAAACCCTATGGGCGAAGCCTGGCGAGAATAAAGCGAACAGGGCTGCAATGGGAGCTTGGGGTGCATACATCAATGCACTGGGAAGAAAGCAGTACAATCGCCCACTCTTCCTTGCAGCCTCTGCTGACCTCAGTGGTTCGACAAACCTCTCTGGGTTTGGTTCTGACTGGGAAGACACGAAAGGATATGGTTGGTATGAACGTGTCGGCAGTGATGAGGGAGTCATGGCTCCCACTGAGATTACCGAATTCACCAACGCGGGTATCATGGCAGCTGTAGCAGGCTTGAACTTAAGCGACTCCCCCAAAACCTCATTTGATGGGTTCTACGGGGCTGTTTCTACCTATGCCTCCTTCTCTTACCTGAAATATGGTCCGATGCGTCTGTTCAGCCAGTACGCACAGGACAGTGATGTAAAGGTTGGAAAGGTGCTTTGGGTAGGTGCCCACTCGGGTCCTGAGACTGCCGATGACAGCAGGACTCACTTCGGAATCTTCTCGGTAGGAGTACATCAACTGTTCCCAAAGAACCATATGATCACACTCCACCCGTGGGATTACAATGAGGTTCCCGTCCTCCTGGCTGAAGCATTCAAGAGTGACATCCCCATTATCTCACTGTTTGTCACCCGCCCGGCATACCCCATCCCTGATCGTGAGAAACTCGGCATACCCTCTCACTTTGCAGCAGCAAAGGGAGCATACATCCTCAGGGATTATGAGGAGGGGAAAGAGAGAGGAGGAACCTTGTATGTACAGGGGACCAGCGCTGTACACAGCATTCTCTCTCTCCTGCCTGTCCTGAAGGAGAAGCAGCTGAATGTGAAGATTGTCTGTGTAACAAGCACTGAGTTGTTTGCAATGCAAGACTCAGCCTATCGTGATACAATCATATCTCCTGCAGATCGTGTGGATTCCACCTTCATCACTACCCAGGCAAAACGGACCATGGCGGACTGGGTCTTCAATTCACTGAGTGAACAATACTCACTCTCGAGTGACCATGATGACCGCTGGAGAAGTGGTGGAAACCTGGATGAAGTGCTTGATGAAGCACACCTGAGTCCAGAGTGGGTCCTCAAGTATGTTGAGCGCTTCGCCTCAGAAAGATCGGAAAGGATGTCGCAACTCACAAATCAGCTCAACCAGGCGTTGGGAAAATAA
- a CDS encoding aldolase/citrate lyase family protein gives MAVKELRNGEAVVGTMIRMVRNPGIVLLAANAGLDFIMFDMEHGAFNFETIADAASMARTRGIDCFVRVPELSKGNVSRCLDCGVTGIMVPMVRNGEEAQKLANWAKFAPIGERGLGGNGAHTGYLDASKDPLAFMEEENKKILTIAQIELKEAIEHIDEIAAVEGIDALLIGPADLSNSYGISGQFNHPIMDEAIQKVADAAKKHGKVFGFHAGEALTRKWIPSGLRLRMSNMDINLLANAMKEINSLRD, from the coding sequence ATGGCTGTAAAAGAATTACGGAATGGAGAAGCAGTAGTAGGTACCATGATTCGCATGGTTCGCAACCCTGGGATTGTCTTGCTGGCAGCAAATGCCGGTCTCGATTTCATCATGTTCGATATGGAACATGGCGCTTTCAATTTTGAGACCATTGCAGACGCTGCATCAATGGCAAGGACCCGGGGTATAGATTGCTTCGTACGAGTTCCTGAACTTTCGAAGGGAAATGTTTCAAGATGCTTGGACTGTGGTGTTACCGGCATCATGGTACCCATGGTCAGGAATGGAGAAGAAGCACAGAAGCTTGCCAATTGGGCAAAGTTTGCTCCCATAGGAGAGAGAGGACTGGGAGGCAATGGAGCTCATACTGGGTATCTGGATGCTTCCAAGGATCCTCTCGCCTTCATGGAAGAGGAAAATAAGAAAATTCTGACTATTGCACAGATCGAATTGAAGGAAGCAATCGAACATATCGACGAAATTGCTGCAGTAGAGGGTATCGATGCACTCTTGATCGGACCGGCTGACCTTTCCAACTCCTACGGCATTAGCGGACAATTCAACCACCCAATCATGGATGAAGCAATCCAGAAGGTTGCTGATGCGGCAAAGAAGCATGGCAAGGTATTCGGCTTCCATGCTGGAGAGGCCCTTACCAGAAAATGGATTCCTTCAGGCTTGAGACTCAGGATGAGCAATATGGATATCAACCTATTGGCAAATGCCATGAAAGAGATCAACTCACTGAGAGATTAG
- a CDS encoding dihydrodipicolinate synthase family protein gives MDTSFIKGIIPPIVTPITEDEKVDEASLRKVVDFVIEGGCSGILAFGSNGEFYMMEEAEMEEALGIMVEQCAGRVPVYMGVGAIRTSKCVRLARMGVRLGARSVSILQPMFLKPTEEELKQHFRTIAAAVSEVPVLLYNNPGRCGYAMSQDLVEELAHSIPNLVGMKDSSGDLTQTMEFVRRNADISFKVLSGKDTLIYSGLGVGAVGAVCSTANYLPELVCSIYEKYVAGDIKGSLEAQLRLNPIRLATDKSSFPVATKDLANLVGTKVGRPYLPTMPSPAAQMENLRQSLIDGGFDVVE, from the coding sequence ATGGATACGAGTTTCATCAAGGGGATCATACCCCCGATCGTGACCCCGATCACGGAAGACGAGAAGGTGGACGAGGCGTCGCTGAGGAAGGTGGTGGACTTTGTCATCGAGGGAGGGTGCTCCGGTATCCTTGCCTTCGGGTCGAACGGCGAGTTCTACATGATGGAAGAGGCCGAGATGGAAGAGGCCCTGGGTATCATGGTGGAGCAGTGTGCAGGGCGGGTGCCGGTCTACATGGGTGTTGGGGCGATACGCACGAGCAAGTGCGTGCGCCTGGCGAGGATGGGTGTGCGCCTAGGGGCGAGGAGCGTGTCGATCCTGCAGCCGATGTTCCTGAAGCCGACGGAGGAGGAGCTGAAGCAGCACTTCCGCACCATAGCCGCCGCAGTGAGCGAGGTGCCTGTGCTGCTGTACAACAACCCCGGGCGGTGCGGGTACGCGATGAGCCAGGACCTGGTAGAGGAGCTGGCGCACAGCATCCCCAACCTGGTGGGGATGAAGGACTCGAGCGGGGACCTGACGCAGACGATGGAGTTCGTGAGGCGCAACGCCGACATCTCCTTCAAGGTGCTGAGCGGGAAGGACACGCTGATCTACTCGGGCCTGGGGGTCGGTGCTGTGGGGGCGGTGTGCTCGACGGCGAACTACCTGCCGGAGTTGGTGTGCTCGATTTACGAGAAGTACGTGGCTGGGGACATCAAGGGATCGCTGGAGGCGCAGCTGAGGCTGAACCCGATCCGCCTGGCGACCGACAAGTCGAGCTTCCCGGTTGCAACGAAGGACCTGGCGAACCTGGTGGGGACGAAGGTGGGCAGGCCCTACCTTCCCACAATGCCAAGCCCGGCCGCCCAGATGGAGAACCTCCGTCAGAGCCTCATCGATGGTGGTTTCGACGTCGTGGAATAA
- the garR gene encoding 2-hydroxy-3-oxopropionate reductase produces the protein MKIGFIGLGIMGKPMAKNLLKAGHEVVCFDLNKASVEEVVAAGAVAGTSAADVAAQVPLVITMLPNSPHVKSVVLGEKGVLEGAKAGLKLVDMSSIAPLASQEVEKACAGKGVRMLDAPVSGGEPKAIDGTLAIMVGGEKELFEELKDILLVMGASAVHCGPIGAGNTTKLANQIIVALNIAAVSEAFTLVKKAGVDPHLVFDAIKGGLAGSTVMNAKAPMMMDSNFKPGFKIDLHIKDLANAMDTGHGVGSPLPLTAYVREMMETLHADGFGGDDHSALARYYAKVSGTKIGE, from the coding sequence ATGAAGATTGGATTTATCGGACTGGGGATCATGGGTAAGCCCATGGCCAAGAACCTGCTGAAGGCAGGGCATGAGGTGGTGTGTTTCGACCTGAACAAGGCAAGTGTGGAAGAGGTTGTTGCAGCGGGAGCTGTGGCCGGGACCTCGGCAGCTGATGTGGCTGCCCAGGTACCGCTGGTGATCACCATGCTTCCCAACAGCCCGCACGTGAAGAGCGTGGTGCTGGGAGAGAAGGGAGTGCTTGAGGGGGCGAAAGCCGGCCTGAAGCTGGTGGACATGAGCTCGATCGCCCCACTTGCCAGCCAGGAGGTGGAGAAGGCCTGCGCCGGGAAGGGCGTGAGGATGCTCGACGCCCCGGTATCCGGCGGGGAGCCGAAGGCGATCGACGGTACCCTTGCGATCATGGTCGGGGGGGAGAAGGAGCTGTTCGAGGAGCTGAAGGACATCCTGCTGGTCATGGGGGCCAGTGCGGTGCACTGCGGGCCGATCGGGGCCGGGAACACGACCAAGCTTGCGAACCAGATCATCGTTGCCCTGAACATAGCGGCGGTCAGTGAGGCGTTCACGCTGGTGAAGAAGGCGGGGGTTGACCCGCACCTGGTGTTCGACGCGATCAAGGGGGGCCTTGCCGGTTCCACGGTGATGAACGCGAAGGCACCGATGATGATGGACTCCAACTTCAAACCCGGTTTCAAGATCGACCTGCACATCAAGGACCTGGCCAATGCGATGGACACGGGCCACGGGGTGGGATCGCCCCTGCCCCTGACCGCATATGTGAGGGAGATGATGGAAACGCTGCACGCCGACGGGTTCGGGGGCGACGACCACAGTGCGCTGGCCCGCTATTACGCGAAGGTGAGCGGGACGAAGATCGGCGAGTGA
- a CDS encoding RraA family protein has product MNYLSKEQIEELRQFDTPTVSNAIEKFKLRSKIEGFTSPKIKAIYPDRKPVVGYACTAKISARYPGTKENEETLYQYYQSILDCPSVPISVIQDIDEEPVGSFWGEVQTTVHKALGCMAVVTNGGVRDLDEAYELGFTYHASCVLVSHGYIHMEMTGTPVEVGGLLVNPGDLIHADKHGAIVIPGEIADQLADACRQMQRAEGPVLDGCKNVKDGELEIAQLKVWRKEMAALRNA; this is encoded by the coding sequence ATGAATTATTTATCAAAGGAACAGATTGAGGAACTAAGGCAGTTTGACACTCCGACAGTCAGTAATGCAATAGAGAAATTCAAGCTAAGAAGTAAAATTGAAGGGTTCACATCCCCCAAGATCAAAGCCATCTACCCTGACAGGAAGCCGGTGGTAGGATATGCCTGTACTGCCAAGATCAGTGCACGGTATCCTGGGACCAAGGAGAATGAAGAGACACTATACCAGTATTATCAGTCTATTCTCGACTGTCCCTCAGTCCCTATCTCTGTTATCCAGGATATTGATGAGGAGCCGGTTGGCTCTTTCTGGGGAGAGGTACAGACTACGGTTCATAAGGCGCTTGGATGTATGGCAGTTGTGACTAATGGCGGGGTGCGGGACTTGGATGAAGCCTATGAACTTGGTTTCACCTACCATGCTTCCTGTGTTCTGGTCTCCCATGGATATATCCATATGGAGATGACAGGTACCCCTGTAGAAGTGGGTGGATTATTGGTAAACCCAGGTGATCTGATTCATGCAGACAAGCATGGAGCAATTGTGATCCCTGGAGAGATAGCTGACCAGCTTGCAGATGCATGCAGACAGATGCAACGTGCTGAGGGCCCTGTACTTGATGGTTGTAAGAACGTGAAGGATGGGGAGTTGGAAATTGCGCAGTTGAAGGTCTGGAGAAAAGAGATGGCTGCGCTGAGAAATGCATAA